A region of Phalacrocorax carbo chromosome 9, bPhaCar2.1, whole genome shotgun sequence DNA encodes the following proteins:
- the ZDHHC22 gene encoding palmitoyltransferase ZDHHC22: MLVLRLLNVVAPAYFLCISLVTFVLQIFLFIPSMFRDPSTTPLLSPALLHGALFLFLSANALGNYILVIQSSPEDLGKGLNLGEGDEVVADWLDGSRSPGSALPSTHFCRLCARVTQRHDHHCFFTGNCIGRRNMRNFIMFCLYTSLACLDSLVAGMAYISAALSMSFVNPLAFLTLLPHSISQFFSGALLSSEMFVILMLYLWLGIGLACAGFCCHQMLLILRGQTRYQVRKGMVVRARPWRENLQEVFGKRWLLGLLIPVLNVGSDYRRQKEK; the protein is encoded by the exons ATGCTAGTTCTCAGGTTGCTCAATGTTGTCGCTCCAGCCTACTTCTTGTGCATCTCCCTAGTGACCTTCGTCCTCCAGATCTTTCTCTTCATCCCCAGCATGTTCAGAGACCCTTCCACCACCCCacttctctctcctgctctgctgcatggggccctcttcctcttcctctcagcTAATGCCCTGGGCAACTACATCCTTGTGATCCAGAGCTCCCCCGAGGACTTGGGCAAGGGCTTAAACTTGGGCGAAGGAGACGAAGTGGTGGCGGACTGGCTGGATGGAAGCAGGTCCCCTGGCTCAGCCTTGCCCAGCACTCACTTCTGTAGACTGTGTGCCAGAGTCACCCAGAGGCATGACCACCACTGTTTCTTCACAGGGAACTGCATCGGGAGGAGGAACATGCGAAACTTCATAATGTTCTGCCTCTACACCTCTCTGGCTTGCCTCGACTCCCTAGTGGCAGGCATGGCTTACATTTCTGCTGCACTCTCCATGTCCTTTGTGAACCCGCTGGCCTTCCTCACCCTTCTGCCTCACTCCATCAGCCAATTCTTCTCAG GAGCTCTCCTTAGCTCTGAGATGTTTGTCATCCTCATGCTCTACCTCTGGCTTGGGATCGGACTGGCCTGCGCTGGCTTCTGCTGCCACCAGATGCTGCTGATCCTGCGTGGGCAGACACGGTACCAGGTGCGGAAAGGGATGGTGGTAAGAGCCCGGCCCTGGAGGGAGAACCTGCAAGAGGTCTTTGGCAAGAGGTGGCTGCTAGGACTTCTCATCCCTGTGCTGAACGTGGGAAGTGACTACCGtaggcagaaagagaaataa